Proteins encoded within one genomic window of Oncorhynchus masou masou isolate Uvic2021 chromosome 1, UVic_Omas_1.1, whole genome shotgun sequence:
- the LOC135540705 gene encoding proprotein convertase subtilisin/kexin type 5-like, with amino-acid sequence MTCAKCEDSHCANCDQSQCYWCEDGFYVSDGECVEQCKEGFFVDEESQECEPCHRMCRTCGGPNYDDCDSCEDDFTLKDGECMDNHSASCPDKHFLNSQGECEQCHSSCKTCTGSGREQCNTCDTERFLMAHQACVAKCPSGTFGNSTSGHCDDCLPGCVLCQDAHQCQRCRTGHTHLYLQGDQCVPECQRGYPKGGECQPCAPECASCLGNATHCLSCETQYLLLEHSCRGHCPEGHYPNERECLRCPPDCIECSQDGLCKECEEYYFLHKDQCVDDCPEGFFPSEEQKECVRCHTDCASCDGPDSDDCDMCRHPAAVRYNGECLSQCPSDTYHNVATFECQDCDRSCHTCSGPEPSSCLSCGPNMRKDSSGHCVFYSQCSLRSYKDEEGDCQTCHPLCHRCSGPTKEHCLSCNPQTFLLNNTCVNECPVGFYGDGDERVCERCHFSCVSCVGRHSVQCAACKPSLFKQGRSCVETCGDRTVTSCLRLSLSVSHFGNTITWTCDRCDPSCSKCRDRGSGDCLNCRDGYLYLKQSGQCLQTCPANYFPDTRAKICRKCHPTCKTCEDEGALFCKSCFEGFRFFGGICDSPCLVGLYAASAIWGLDPQCEKCDPSCLDCKGPGQWNCTVCPASQLLADDGRCLSCCGNETRHDGSPLPRECCDCRASQMECVFGVNFVFLGIEELPEGHLKVFILAIVLLVSAVGAAVFLFLHLRSKAGAGLPQTKANGYKKLGANGGWAGSDLDPASSIGDYSDRIVEDDEEEEDDDDEDIVYMGPDGTVYRKFKYGLLEEDEDIEMDYDDESYSFR; translated from the exons ATGACATGTGCCAAGTGTGAAGACAGCCACTGTGCCAACTGTGATCAGTCCCAGTGCTACTGGTGTGAGGACGGCTTCTATGTTTCAG acgGAGAGTGTGTGGAGCAGTGTAAGGAGGGTTTCTTTGTCGACGAGGAGAGTCAGGAATGCGAACCATGTCATCGGATGTGTCGTACGTGCGGCGGGCCCAACTATGACGACTGTGACTCATGTGAGGATGACTTCACTCTGAAGGACGGAGAGTGTATGGACAACCACTCCGCTTCCTGCCCTGACAAACATTTCCTCAACA GTCAGGGGGAATGTGAGCAGTGCCACTCCAGCTGTAAGACATGCACAGGCTCTGGGAGGGAACAGTGTAACACCTGTGACACAG AGCGCTTTCTGATGGCCCACCAGGCGTGTGTGGCAAAGTGCCCGTCTGGTACTTTCGGCAATTCCACGTCTGGCCACTGTGACGACTGTCTGCCAGGCTGTGTTCTGTGCCAGGATGCCCATCAGTGCCAGAGGTGCCggactggacacacacacctctacctgCAGGGCGACCAATGTGTTCCCGAGTGCCAGAG GGGTTACCCTAAGGGGGGCGAGTGCCAGCCCTGTGCCCCAGAGTGTGCCTCCTGCCTAGGGAACGCCACCCACTGCCTGAGCTGTGAGACCCAGTACTTGCTCCTGGAGCACTCTTGCAGAGGGCACTGTCCCGAAGGGCACTACCCCAATGAGCGAGAGTGTCTACGCTGTCCACCTGACTGCATAGAGTGTAGCCAGGATGGCCTGTGTAAGG AGTGTGAGGAGTACTACTTCCTACATAAGGACCAGTGTGTAGATGACTGCCCAGAGGGCTTCTTCCCCAGTGAGGAGCAGAAGGAGTGTGTGCGTTGTCACACTGACTGCGCGTCGTGTGACGGGCCTGACTCAGACGACTGTGATATGTGCAGGCACCCCGCGGCCGTGCGCTACAACGGGGAGTGCCTGTCCCAGTGTCCCTCAGACACTTACCACAACGTAGCCACCTTCGAGTGCCAGG ACTGCGACAGGTCGTGTCACACCTGCTCAGGTCCCGAGCCCTCGTCCTGCCTCAGCTGTGGGCCCAACATGCGAAAGGACTCCAGTGGCCACTGTGTCTTCTACAGCCAGTGCTCCCTGCGCTCCTACAAAGATGAGGAGGGCGACTGCCAGACCTGCCACCCCCTCTGCCACCGCTGCTCAGGGCCCACCAAGGAGCACTGTCTCAGCTGCAACCCGCAGACCTTCCTGCTCA ACAACACCTGTGTGAATGAGTGTCCGGTGGGTTTCTATGGTGATGGGGACGAGCGTGTGTGCGAGCGATGTCACTTCAGCTGTGTGTCGTGTGTGGGACGCCACAGTGTCCAGTGTGCAGCGTGTAAACCCAGCCTGTTCAAACAGGGACGTAGCTGTGTCGAGACCTGTGGTGACAG AACTGTCACAAGTTGTTTACGTCTCTCCCTTTCTGTAAGTCACTTCGGTAATACCATCACCTGGACTTGTGACCGGTGTGACCCGTCGTGTAGCAAGTGCAGGGATAGGGGCAGTGGGGACTGCCTGAACTGTCGTGATGGGTACCTCTACCTGAAGCAGTCGGGCCAATGCCTCCAGACGTGCCCCGCAAACTACTTCCCTGACACCAGAGCCAAAATCTGCCGCAAGTGCCACCCCACCTGCAAGACCTGCGAAG ATGAgggagccctgttctgtaagtCGTGCTTCGAGGGCTTCAGGTTTTTTGGAGGGATATGTGACTCTCCCTGTCTCGTAGGACTTTATGCTGCTTCAGCTATTTGG GGCTTGGATCCACAGTGTGAGAAGTGTGATCCGTCCTGTCTGGACTGTAAGGGTCCTGGACAGTGGAACTGCACTGTGTGCCCAGCCAGCCAGCTCCTAGCTGACGACGGCCGCTGTCTGTCCTGTTGCGGCAACGAGACCAGACACGACGGCAGCCCCCTCCCCCGAGAGTGTTGTGACTGCCGGGCATCACAAA TGGAGTGCGTCTTTGGGGTGAACTTTGTGTTCCTGGGCATCGAGGAGTTGCCAGAGGGACATCTCAAGGTCTTCATCCTGGCCATCGTGCTCCTGGTGTCGGCCGTGGGTGCCGCTGTCTTCCTGTTCCTCCACTTGCGCTCCAAAGCGGGTGCTGGTTTACCCCAGACGAAGGCCAATGGTTACAAGAAGCTGGGCGCCAATggaggctgggctgggtcagactTAGACCCTGCTTCCTCCATTGGCGACTACAGTGACCGCATCgttgaggatgatgaggaggaagaAGATGACGATGATGAAGATATTGTGTATATGGGTCCGGATGGTACAGTGTATCGGAAGTTTAAGTATGGACTCCTGGAGGAAGACGAGGACATTGAGATGGATTATGACGACGAGAGCTATTCCTTCAGATAA
- the rfk gene encoding riboflavin kinase isoform X2: MKSLPYFSRGEVVRGFGRGSKELGIPTANFPDSVVEHLPGDISTGIYYGWACVGSGDIHKMVMSIGWNPYYKNTKKSMETHVIHTFKEDFYGQILSVVMVGYIRPERSYDSLDALIAAINHDIEEAKRNLELPEHLKLKEDNFFRATASTSMTTSNKIMNGH, encoded by the exons ATGAAGAGTCTTCCGTATTTCTCCCGAGGGGAAGTCGTTCGAGGATTCGGACGAGGAAGCAAAGAGCTAGGGATTCCCACAG CCAACTTCCCAGACTCCGTGGTGGAGCACCTCCCTGGCGACATCAGCACAGGGATCTACTATGGCTGGGCATGCGTGGGCAGCGGAGACATCCACAAGATGGTGATGAGCATCGGCTGGAACCCCTACTACAAAAACACCAAGAAATCCATG GAGACTCATGTGATACACACATTTAAGGAAGATTTCTATGGACAGATCCTCAGTGTAGTCATGGTGGGCTACATCCGTCCAGAGAGGAGCTATGACTCGCTTG ATGCCCTCATAGCAGCAATCAACCATGACATTGAGGAGGCCAAGAGAAACCTGGAGCTCCCAGAACACCTCAAACTCAAAGAGGACAACTTCTTTAGAGCCACCGCCAGCACGTCCATGACAACATCCAACAAGATCATGAACGGCCACTGA
- the rfk gene encoding riboflavin kinase isoform X1 produces MKSLPYFSRGEVVRGFGRGSKELGIPTANFPDSVVEHLPGDISTGIYYGWACVGSGDIHKMVMSIGWNPYYKNTKKSMETHVIHTFKEDFYGQILSVVMVGYIRPERSYDSLGKNALIAAINHDIEEAKRNLELPEHLKLKEDNFFRATASTSMTTSNKIMNGH; encoded by the exons ATGAAGAGTCTTCCGTATTTCTCCCGAGGGGAAGTCGTTCGAGGATTCGGACGAGGAAGCAAAGAGCTAGGGATTCCCACAG CCAACTTCCCAGACTCCGTGGTGGAGCACCTCCCTGGCGACATCAGCACAGGGATCTACTATGGCTGGGCATGCGTGGGCAGCGGAGACATCCACAAGATGGTGATGAGCATCGGCTGGAACCCCTACTACAAAAACACCAAGAAATCCATG GAGACTCATGTGATACACACATTTAAGGAAGATTTCTATGGACAGATCCTCAGTGTAGTCATGGTGGGCTACATCCGTCCAGAGAGGAGCTATGACTCGCTTGGTAAGA ATGCCCTCATAGCAGCAATCAACCATGACATTGAGGAGGCCAAGAGAAACCTGGAGCTCCCAGAACACCTCAAACTCAAAGAGGACAACTTCTTTAGAGCCACCGCCAGCACGTCCATGACAACATCCAACAAGATCATGAACGGCCACTGA